In Pirellulales bacterium, the following are encoded in one genomic region:
- a CDS encoding porin, whose amino-acid sequence MACALKLCTAWLAIACSVAQAGVRGLADVEEMPLTAALEGDLWQPFELMPATPAPTPIWTGVAPASYVVSGEDYDHPPAPAAKPEAEFDPADLPAPDAPDEPQFKLPELETQAASQEEKKEKAWYEKMKIRGYAQFRYNRIGETNPNLRSPQGDRSIGDDQSFLLRRARMVFSGDAGEYVSYYIQPDFASGATGPNPLHFLQIRDFYADVHLDPCKEHRLRIGQSKVPYGFENLQSSQNRLALDRNDPLNSAVVNERDLGVFYYWAPTFIRERFKHLVESGLKGSGDYGVVGLGIYNGQTANRPELNSNQHVVARISYPFMFANGQIFEPGLSGYTGTYTIERSAGIGGGPDFLDRRGAVSFVLYPQPWGVQGEWTNGQGPQLNAAQTDVERSSLYGGYFQLFYKWDEFCVFGRPGTLFPFVRLQRYDGGRKHEANSPTQRIREAEVGFEYQFSKALELTAQYTFAERTFPQAPYQQEEGSLLRLQLQWNY is encoded by the coding sequence ATGGCATGCGCGCTGAAGTTGTGCACGGCATGGCTGGCAATCGCATGCAGCGTTGCCCAGGCAGGCGTCCGCGGGCTGGCGGACGTGGAGGAGATGCCCCTTACCGCGGCTTTGGAGGGAGACCTTTGGCAACCGTTCGAACTCATGCCAGCGACGCCGGCGCCGACGCCGATCTGGACCGGGGTGGCGCCCGCCTCCTACGTCGTCTCGGGAGAGGACTACGATCACCCCCCAGCGCCGGCGGCGAAGCCGGAGGCCGAGTTCGATCCGGCCGACTTGCCCGCGCCCGACGCCCCGGACGAGCCGCAATTCAAGCTCCCTGAACTCGAGACGCAAGCTGCGTCTCAGGAAGAGAAGAAGGAGAAAGCTTGGTACGAGAAGATGAAGATTCGGGGCTATGCCCAGTTCCGCTATAACCGCATCGGGGAGACAAACCCGAACTTGCGCAGCCCGCAAGGCGACCGCTCGATCGGCGACGATCAGTCGTTCTTGTTGCGGCGGGCCCGCATGGTCTTCAGCGGCGATGCGGGCGAGTACGTCTCGTACTACATTCAGCCCGACTTCGCCAGCGGCGCCACGGGGCCCAACCCGCTACACTTCCTGCAGATTCGCGATTTCTACGCCGACGTCCATCTCGACCCGTGCAAGGAACATCGGCTTCGGATCGGCCAGTCGAAGGTCCCGTACGGTTTCGAGAATCTCCAGTCGAGTCAGAACCGCCTGGCGCTTGATCGAAACGATCCGCTGAACAGTGCGGTCGTCAACGAGCGCGATTTGGGAGTGTTCTACTACTGGGCGCCGACGTTCATTCGCGAGCGGTTCAAGCATCTTGTCGAGAGCGGACTTAAAGGCTCCGGCGATTACGGCGTCGTCGGGCTGGGGATTTACAACGGACAAACCGCGAATCGACCCGAGCTGAACTCCAACCAGCACGTGGTCGCGCGCATCTCCTACCCGTTCATGTTCGCCAACGGTCAGATCTTCGAGCCGGGGCTCTCGGGCTACACCGGGACCTACACAATCGAGCGGTCGGCGGGAATCGGCGGAGGGCCCGACTTTCTGGATCGCCGGGGGGCGGTGAGCTTTGTCCTCTACCCGCAACCATGGGGCGTCCAGGGGGAATGGACCAACGGGCAGGGGCCGCAACTCAACGCCGCCCAGACCGACGTCGAGCGCAGCTCTCTGTACGGCGGTTACTTCCAACTGTTTTACAAGTGGGACGAGTTCTGCGTCTTCGGCCGGCCCGGCACGTTGTTCCCGTTCGTTCGGCTGCAGCGCTACGACGGCGGCCGCAAGCACGAGGCGAACAGCCCGACCCAGCGCATCCGCGAAGCGGAGGTCGGGTTCGAGTATCAGTTCAGCAAGGCGCTCGAGCTGACGGCCCAATACACGTTCGCCGAACGAACGTTTCCGCAGGCGCCCTACCAGCAGGAAGAGGGTTCGCTGCTGCGACTGCAATTGCAGTGGAACTATTGA
- a CDS encoding autotransporter-associated beta strand repeat-containing protein produces the protein MTASVPVAEGSVWTVAGGGNYGDSGNWSGGVPNGSAAIADFSQVDLNGDASVTLNADVTLGQLLFGDTGLGTAGSWELRTDELTLPVITLDNGASKPIIRVNTLTPTTFDDAFIAHSLAGSNGFSKVGAGIATLGTGTSNTITGGINIDEGTLRVRGALNAQAITIANGATLDTSPAIRFAQGINVAAGNTATLVAGAGTTDIGNLNASGATLNLVAIAGRTLRANDNWALNGAPAVVNASGGGRWAFRINGGSYAGGSLQNSAVNLDDITVWTRTNSGGNTVSLGSLSGTSAAILSGGGEGGGSFVTYSIGALNTDTVFAGTIDTTSAPTPNSSTDLGGLNLTKVGTGKLTLSGTLSYQPTGNSTVNRRGGITTVSAGTLALTGSTAIPGGILHGTVGEVLSTINIQSGATLDVAGYSGTYSTAAMQQVVGAGTIVGHYAHDEGVIRPANTISGTTASGINPSTAVGGTINFANNFTWNGGDYAYDLTLNPAAGNDLINVSGTATLTNGTVTPNFLGGIPTTGTYTLMTAGAFSGSPAGITINWPGRSADPVPFIDGNSLKFNAPGVSSASLTWVGNSGSNWDVETTPNWTGASPNTFFQSDSVAFNDSATTFNVNVAANVQPTAVVVNNSANDYVISGTGGISGSATFTKTGSGMLTMTTANTFSGAASISGGTVDIGAAVGALGTGALTLSNAAIMATTNASATTGLTNSSLALPGGTASTISAGGNTNPFSIPAMSGDGDLTLTTVTVGKIIDLSTLTGYTGDITVIGATDTDEVEPLVTVNTTIVRLNGANSSLPNSKVSLTNGASLRDRATSVQTLTLGALEGDATSTLYGYQGGSGATARTWRIGALNTNTTFAGVIQNSTGSSSTTAPVTLVKIGTGTLELTGENTYTGDTRIEAGTLSINNPYLADGADVFVHTGAIFDLDFMGADVIDSLYLGNIPQTPGTYGAFGSGATFESAFFTGTGHLSVSTLGAPIVTPGDFNGDGRVDGSDFLQWQRGASPSATDLTAWRTNYGAGAATPTVGAVPEPSAVLLTLGCGLAALGLLKRRN, from the coding sequence ATGACTGCGAGCGTCCCCGTCGCCGAAGGCAGCGTCTGGACCGTCGCCGGCGGCGGCAACTACGGCGATTCCGGCAACTGGTCGGGGGGGGTTCCGAACGGCTCGGCCGCGATCGCCGATTTCAGCCAAGTCGATCTCAACGGCGACGCGAGCGTGACTCTGAACGCCGACGTTACGCTCGGGCAGTTGCTGTTCGGCGACACGGGATTGGGAACCGCCGGATCGTGGGAACTGCGGACCGACGAGTTAACCTTGCCCGTCATCACGCTCGACAACGGGGCCAGCAAGCCGATCATTCGGGTCAATACGCTGACTCCCACCACGTTCGACGACGCCTTCATCGCCCACAGCTTGGCGGGCAGCAACGGGTTCTCGAAAGTCGGCGCGGGGATCGCCACCCTGGGAACGGGAACGAGCAACACGATCACCGGCGGCATCAACATCGACGAAGGGACGCTCCGGGTTCGGGGTGCGCTCAATGCCCAAGCAATTACGATCGCCAATGGAGCGACTCTCGACACCAGCCCGGCAATTCGCTTCGCCCAAGGGATCAACGTCGCCGCGGGCAACACGGCGACCCTCGTCGCCGGCGCCGGCACGACCGACATCGGCAATCTGAACGCTTCGGGGGCCACGCTCAATCTGGTCGCGATCGCCGGCCGGACACTTCGCGCCAACGACAACTGGGCCCTCAACGGTGCTCCGGCCGTGGTGAATGCCAGCGGCGGCGGGCGATGGGCTTTTCGCATCAACGGCGGATCGTACGCCGGGGGGAGCTTGCAGAACTCAGCGGTGAATTTGGACGATATCACCGTCTGGACCCGCACCAACTCCGGCGGCAACACCGTCAGTTTGGGGTCGTTGTCGGGAACCTCGGCGGCGATCCTCTCCGGCGGCGGCGAGGGGGGCGGCTCGTTCGTCACCTACTCGATCGGCGCTCTCAACACCGACACGGTCTTCGCGGGAACCATCGACACGACCAGCGCCCCAACGCCCAACTCGTCGACCGACCTCGGCGGTCTCAACCTGACCAAGGTCGGCACGGGCAAGCTGACGCTCTCGGGGACGTTGAGCTATCAACCCACCGGCAACAGCACCGTGAATCGCCGCGGCGGGATCACGACCGTCTCCGCCGGCACGCTGGCGTTGACCGGCAGCACGGCAATCCCGGGCGGGATTCTGCACGGCACGGTCGGCGAAGTGCTGAGCACGATCAACATTCAGTCCGGCGCCACGCTGGACGTCGCCGGCTACTCGGGAACCTACTCGACCGCGGCGATGCAGCAAGTCGTCGGCGCCGGAACAATCGTCGGTCATTACGCCCATGACGAAGGGGTCATCCGCCCGGCCAACACGATCAGCGGCACGACCGCCTCGGGCATCAACCCGTCGACGGCCGTCGGGGGGACGATCAACTTCGCCAACAACTTCACCTGGAACGGCGGCGATTACGCGTATGATTTGACGCTGAATCCCGCCGCCGGCAACGACTTGATCAACGTCTCCGGCACCGCCACGCTGACCAACGGCACGGTAACCCCCAACTTCCTGGGGGGCATCCCGACGACGGGGACCTACACGCTCATGACCGCGGGAGCATTTTCGGGGTCCCCGGCCGGCATCACGATCAATTGGCCCGGTCGCAGCGCCGATCCGGTTCCCTTCATCGACGGCAACAGCCTGAAATTCAACGCCCCGGGAGTCAGCAGCGCAAGCCTCACGTGGGTGGGCAACAGCGGCTCGAACTGGGACGTTGAAACCACCCCCAACTGGACCGGAGCGAGTCCCAATACGTTCTTCCAGTCGGACAGCGTCGCCTTCAACGACTCGGCGACGACGTTCAACGTGAACGTGGCTGCTAACGTCCAGCCCACGGCGGTCGTCGTGAACAACAGCGCCAACGACTACGTGATCTCCGGAACCGGCGGCATCAGCGGCAGCGCGACGTTCACGAAGACCGGCTCGGGCATGCTGACGATGACCACGGCCAACACGTTTTCGGGGGCGGCCTCGATCTCCGGAGGAACGGTCGACATTGGCGCCGCGGTCGGAGCGTTGGGAACGGGGGCGCTGACCTTGTCCAATGCCGCCATCATGGCCACAACAAACGCTTCCGCAACCACGGGACTGACGAACAGTTCGCTCGCTCTCCCCGGCGGCACGGCGAGCACGATTTCAGCGGGCGGGAATACGAATCCGTTCAGCATCCCCGCGATGTCTGGTGACGGCGATTTGACGCTGACGACGGTCACCGTCGGCAAGATCATCGACCTTAGCACTCTGACCGGCTACACCGGCGACATAACGGTAATCGGCGCCACCGACACGGACGAAGTCGAACCGTTGGTGACCGTCAACACGACGATCGTCCGTCTCAACGGCGCCAACTCGAGCTTGCCGAACTCGAAGGTGTCGTTGACCAACGGCGCCTCGCTGCGAGATCGCGCCACCTCGGTGCAGACGCTGACGCTCGGGGCCCTGGAAGGAGACGCCACGTCGACCTTATACGGTTACCAGGGCGGTTCGGGAGCCACGGCCCGTACGTGGCGGATCGGAGCCCTCAACACCAACACCACCTTCGCCGGCGTCATTCAGAACAGCACCGGCAGCAGCAGCACGACGGCGCCGGTCACGCTGGTCAAGATCGGCACAGGCACGTTGGAACTCACGGGCGAGAACACCTACACGGGCGACACCCGAATCGAAGCGGGGACGCTCAGCATCAATAATCCCTATCTGGCCGACGGGGCCGACGTCTTTGTCCACACGGGGGCGATCTTCGACCTCGATTTTATGGGCGCCGACGTGATCGATTCGCTCTATCTGGGCAACATTCCCCAGACGCCTGGCACCTACGGCGCGTTCGGCTCGGGCGCGACTTTCGAGAGCGCCTTCTTCACTGGCACGGGCCACTTGTCGGTGAGCACGCTCGGCGCCCCGATCGTCACGCCGGGCGATTTCAACGGCGACGGCCGCGTCGACGGCAGCGACTTCCTGCAGTGGCAGCGAGGCGCCTCGCCGAGCGCGACCGATCTCACCGCTTGGCGGACGAACTACGGCGCCGGGGCGGCGACCCCGACCGTCGGGGCCGTTCCCGAACCGTCGGCAGTCCTGCTGACGCTGGGCTGCGGACTCGCCGCGTTGGGATTGCTGAAGCGTCGGAACTGA
- a CDS encoding cation-translocating P-type ATPase: protein MGILAEPSPATAWHQLTIGETCQRLDATADGLTGAEAARRLAEHGPNELQVAGGATWQSLLLDQFKNVLILVLLVAIGLSAFLGHAIEAIAISVIVLFAVLLGFVQEFRAERAIQALHRMAAPLATVLRDGREIAIPARELVPGDVVLLTAGNKIPADGRLLEAVNLQVEEAALTGESAPVEKQTAPLPSHDSALGDRTNLVFAGTAATYGRGRGIVTATGMQTEFGKIASMLQEVETGQTPLQQNLDRVGRSLAIAGGVVILFIVAIGLWRGQPFIEMLIFGIALAVAVVPEALPAVVTISLAIGVQRMVKRNALMRRLPAVETLGSTSIICSDKTGTLTKDEMTVLKLAAGDRVFEAAGIGYEPPGRFSFDGQEIVPPGELLRLLQAGVLVSDAAIVRDEQEGAWSIKGDPTEGAIVVAAAKAGLQKAALDAEHPRTHEIPFSSETKRMSTLHDGPAGSLACMKGAPEIVLQACTRRATAAGDVELDEIARRSILDLAEQQAGEALRMLAVADKPGAEIATMERDMTFLGLVGMIDPPRPEARAAIATCNAAGIKVAMITGDHPLTAQAVARELGLLRTGHVVTGAELERLDDGELERQAPSIEVYARVSPADKLRVVTAYQRIGQIVAMTGDGVNDAPALKKADVGIAMGITGTDVSREAAAMTLLDDNFASIVAAVEEGRVIFGNIKKYLMYLLSSNIGEIGLMVGASVAGYPLPLTAVQLLYINLATDGLPALALAVDPPEPGLMERPPRSPRRGIFTRSVVMLMLVGGVWSALVNLGLFAWELQSGRSLEHSMTMTFVSLVLIQFVKAYNFRSDRTSAFHRPFANRWLNMAIAWELLLLALIVYIPLLQTPFETFSLSAVDWAIVTVAAFTVFPVLEGAKWMERRGWFGALD, encoded by the coding sequence ATGGGAATTCTCGCAGAACCTTCTCCCGCAACCGCGTGGCACCAACTGACGATCGGCGAGACGTGCCAGCGGCTCGACGCGACAGCGGACGGACTGACCGGCGCCGAGGCGGCCCGGCGGCTCGCGGAGCACGGCCCCAACGAGCTGCAGGTCGCCGGCGGGGCGACGTGGCAGTCGCTGCTGCTGGATCAGTTCAAGAACGTTCTGATCCTGGTCCTGCTCGTCGCGATCGGGTTGTCGGCGTTTCTGGGGCATGCGATCGAAGCGATCGCGATCAGCGTCATCGTGCTGTTCGCCGTGCTGCTGGGTTTCGTCCAAGAGTTCCGCGCCGAGCGAGCAATCCAGGCGCTTCACCGCATGGCGGCGCCACTGGCGACCGTGCTGCGCGACGGGCGCGAAATCGCAATCCCGGCCCGTGAATTGGTCCCCGGCGACGTCGTTCTGCTGACGGCCGGCAACAAGATCCCTGCCGACGGCCGGTTGCTTGAAGCCGTCAATCTGCAGGTCGAGGAGGCCGCGCTGACCGGCGAGTCGGCGCCGGTCGAGAAGCAAACCGCCCCCCTGCCGTCGCACGACTCGGCGCTCGGCGATCGGACGAACCTCGTCTTCGCCGGCACCGCAGCCACCTATGGGCGCGGTCGAGGAATCGTGACGGCCACGGGCATGCAGACCGAGTTCGGCAAGATCGCCTCGATGCTCCAGGAGGTCGAGACGGGCCAAACGCCTCTGCAGCAGAATCTGGACCGCGTCGGCCGATCGCTCGCCATCGCCGGGGGAGTCGTCATCCTGTTCATCGTGGCGATCGGCCTGTGGCGCGGACAGCCGTTCATCGAGATGCTGATTTTCGGCATCGCGCTGGCCGTGGCGGTCGTCCCCGAGGCGCTCCCCGCGGTGGTGACGATTTCGCTGGCGATCGGCGTACAGCGGATGGTCAAACGCAACGCGCTGATGCGGCGCCTGCCGGCCGTGGAAACGCTCGGCAGCACGTCGATCATCTGCTCGGACAAGACCGGCACGCTGACCAAGGACGAGATGACCGTCCTCAAACTCGCGGCCGGCGACCGGGTGTTCGAGGCGGCGGGGATCGGCTACGAACCGCCGGGACGATTCTCGTTCGACGGTCAGGAGATCGTCCCGCCCGGGGAGCTCCTCCGTCTGCTCCAGGCCGGCGTGCTGGTCTCGGACGCCGCGATCGTGCGCGACGAGCAGGAGGGCGCCTGGAGCATCAAAGGAGATCCGACCGAGGGGGCGATCGTCGTCGCCGCCGCGAAAGCCGGGCTGCAGAAGGCCGCGCTCGACGCCGAGCACCCGCGCACGCACGAAATCCCTTTCTCGTCCGAGACCAAGCGGATGAGCACGCTGCACGACGGGCCCGCAGGATCGCTGGCCTGCATGAAGGGGGCCCCCGAGATCGTCTTGCAGGCCTGCACGCGGCGGGCGACCGCTGCCGGGGATGTCGAACTCGACGAAATCGCTCGGCGGTCGATCCTCGACCTCGCCGAGCAACAGGCCGGCGAGGCTCTGCGGATGCTGGCCGTCGCCGACAAACCGGGCGCCGAGATCGCCACGATGGAACGGGACATGACCTTCCTCGGGCTCGTCGGGATGATCGACCCCCCGCGCCCCGAGGCGCGTGCCGCGATCGCCACCTGCAACGCCGCGGGGATCAAGGTGGCGATGATCACGGGCGACCATCCCCTGACGGCTCAGGCGGTCGCCCGCGAACTGGGGCTGCTCCGGACGGGCCATGTCGTCACCGGCGCCGAGCTTGAGCGACTCGACGATGGCGAACTCGAGCGCCAAGCTCCGTCGATCGAGGTCTACGCCCGCGTCTCGCCGGCCGACAAGCTGCGGGTAGTGACGGCTTACCAGCGCATCGGGCAGATCGTCGCCATGACCGGCGACGGCGTCAACGACGCCCCGGCCCTCAAGAAGGCTGACGTCGGCATCGCGATGGGAATCACCGGCACCGACGTCAGTCGCGAGGCCGCCGCGATGACGCTGCTGGACGACAACTTCGCCTCGATTGTCGCCGCGGTCGAAGAGGGGCGGGTCATCTTCGGCAACATCAAGAAGTACCTCATGTACTTGCTGTCGTCGAACATCGGCGAGATCGGGCTGATGGTCGGCGCCTCGGTCGCCGGATACCCGTTGCCGCTCACTGCCGTACAATTGCTGTACATCAACTTGGCGACAGACGGCCTGCCGGCGCTGGCGCTGGCGGTCGATCCCCCCGAACCGGGACTCATGGAGCGCCCTCCCCGTTCGCCGCGACGTGGCATCTTCACTCGGTCGGTCGTCATGCTGATGCTGGTCGGCGGGGTCTGGTCGGCGCTGGTCAACCTGGGGCTCTTCGCCTGGGAACTGCAGTCGGGCCGATCGCTCGAACATTCGATGACGATGACGTTCGTGTCGCTCGTGTTGATCCAGTTCGTCAAGGCGTACAACTTCCGCTCTGATCGGACTTCCGCCTTTCACCGTCCGTTTGCCAATCGCTGGCTCAATATGGCGATCGCATGGGAACTGCTGCTGTTGGCTTTGATCGTGTACATCCCCCTATTGCAGACCCCGTTCGAGACGTTCAGTCTGTCGGCCGTCGATTGGGCGATCGTCACGGTCGCGGCGTTCACCGTATTCCCGGTGCTAGAGGGTGCCAAGTGGATGGAACGCCGCGGCTGGTTCGGGGCGCTGGACTGA